The Amycolatopsis mongoliensis genome includes a window with the following:
- a CDS encoding alpha/beta fold hydrolase has translation MRVLFVHGAFVRDGAWWWQPTADVLAGHGLRSSAAVLPSCEREPRGDLHDDAAAVRALLDASDEPAVLVGHSYGGVVITQAGGHPAVRRLVYVTSFLPDTGEALADFGTGEPPPWHVSHGDGTAGVREELVRPLFAQDFDDATYAGAAARLTVQNEAVFGQRTTAAAWREIPSTYVVCADDRATQPEKQREQAARATDVVELPVAHHPFVTRPDLVAAVLQTTT, from the coding sequence ATGCGAGTTCTCTTCGTCCACGGGGCGTTCGTCCGGGACGGCGCCTGGTGGTGGCAGCCGACGGCGGACGTCCTCGCCGGGCACGGTCTGCGCAGCTCAGCGGCGGTGTTGCCGAGCTGCGAGCGCGAACCGCGCGGCGACCTCCACGACGACGCGGCCGCCGTCCGCGCGCTGCTGGACGCCTCCGACGAGCCCGCCGTGCTCGTCGGGCACTCCTACGGCGGGGTGGTGATCACCCAGGCCGGCGGCCACCCCGCGGTCCGCCGGCTCGTCTACGTGACGTCGTTCCTGCCGGACACCGGCGAGGCGCTCGCGGACTTCGGCACCGGCGAGCCACCGCCGTGGCACGTCAGCCACGGCGACGGGACGGCCGGTGTCCGGGAGGAGCTGGTGCGGCCGCTGTTCGCGCAGGACTTCGACGACGCCACGTACGCCGGCGCCGCGGCCCGGCTCACGGTCCAGAACGAAGCGGTGTTCGGCCAGCGGACGACGGCAGCCGCGTGGCGGGAGATCCCGTCCACCTACGTCGTCTGCGCCGACGACCGCGCGACGCAGCCGGAGAAGCAGCGGGAACAGGCGGCGCGCGCGACCGACGTCGTCGAGCTGCCGGTGGCGCACCACCCGTTCGTCACGCGCCCGGACCTCGTGGCCGCGGTGCTTCAGACGACGACGTAG
- a CDS encoding immunity 7 family protein: MFEYHGWVTIQATASGDDDAALLERLVDRVHRAIRDAGDFDLVDLRWSAGMPMLHFAGFDKHGGRLAPELLELFTRAGELAPGSYGLLHIWDDQDPEHDNEFRVYRMARGQVTEREDPHLTPVAPTVLDVYEL, from the coding sequence GTGTTCGAATATCACGGCTGGGTGACCATCCAGGCGACCGCGAGCGGCGACGACGACGCGGCGCTCCTGGAGCGCCTGGTCGACCGCGTACACCGCGCTATCCGCGACGCGGGTGACTTCGACCTGGTCGACCTCCGCTGGAGCGCGGGCATGCCGATGCTCCACTTCGCGGGCTTCGACAAGCACGGCGGCCGCCTGGCCCCCGAGCTGCTGGAGCTGTTCACCCGGGCCGGCGAGCTGGCCCCGGGGTCGTACGGGCTCCTGCACATCTGGGACGACCAGGACCCCGAGCACGACAACGAGTTCCGCGTGTACCGCATGGCCCGCGGCCAGGTGACGGAACGCGAAGACCCGCACCTGACCCCGGTGGCACCGACGGTTCTGGACGTCTACGAGCTGTAG
- a CDS encoding serine/threonine-protein kinase: MRLVAGRYAISAELGRGGMGVVWRAEDRVLGRPVALKELATPPGTNLERVMREARTAGRLNDPGVVTVYDVVSEQGATFIVMELVVAPTLADVVGREGPLANDRVAALGLQVLGALESAHAAGVVHRDVKPSNIMVLPGDRVKLADFGIARAMDDPALTQTGGVMGSPGYMAPELFAGAGPSPASDLWSLGATLFHAAEGRAPFQRTTTAATLHAIMYDQPVLERCRGPLADAVRGLLTQSASDRLSASGLRGLLQTARTAITDSPTQAVDPAALPTIVFEPVTAKVAPPSPTTVDWEPRRKRRLPLVLTGVAVAVVAALGTVFLLKPDRTTPVAAGATPTSTSATPTTSKKPSSKKPTPSPSTSALPGASATVPPPSTTTGEKPHPAEVPLIRYHQPDGGHFSGTKKIGPPAGFTKEGVFGSLVATAEPGTRKLFACKVKDGKDWFTSPDQSGKCEGQQSLGLLGHIYANPPSWAGARALYRCNAGASHFDSLDAGCEGKTKEFLMGYVVV, encoded by the coding sequence ATGAGACTGGTCGCGGGACGGTACGCGATCTCGGCCGAGCTGGGCCGGGGCGGCATGGGCGTCGTCTGGCGCGCCGAGGACAGGGTGCTCGGGCGGCCGGTCGCGCTGAAGGAGCTGGCCACCCCGCCGGGCACCAACCTCGAGCGGGTCATGCGCGAGGCCCGGACAGCCGGGCGGCTCAACGACCCCGGTGTCGTCACGGTCTACGACGTCGTCAGCGAGCAGGGCGCCACGTTCATCGTCATGGAACTGGTGGTCGCGCCGACGCTCGCCGACGTCGTCGGGCGCGAAGGTCCGCTGGCGAACGACCGCGTCGCCGCGCTCGGCCTGCAGGTGCTGGGCGCACTGGAGAGCGCGCACGCGGCCGGCGTCGTGCACCGGGACGTCAAGCCCAGCAACATCATGGTGCTGCCCGGCGACCGCGTGAAGCTCGCCGACTTCGGCATCGCGCGGGCGATGGACGACCCGGCGCTGACGCAGACCGGCGGCGTCATGGGCTCGCCCGGCTACATGGCGCCCGAGCTGTTCGCCGGGGCCGGCCCGTCGCCCGCGTCCGACCTCTGGTCGCTGGGCGCGACGCTCTTCCACGCCGCCGAAGGCCGGGCGCCCTTCCAGCGCACCACCACGGCCGCGACGCTGCACGCGATCATGTACGACCAGCCGGTGCTGGAGCGCTGCCGCGGCCCGCTCGCCGACGCCGTCCGCGGGCTGCTCACGCAGTCCGCTTCGGACCGGTTGAGCGCGTCGGGACTGCGGGGCCTGCTGCAGACCGCGCGCACCGCGATCACCGACTCGCCGACGCAGGCGGTCGACCCGGCTGCGCTGCCGACGATCGTCTTCGAGCCGGTGACGGCGAAGGTGGCCCCGCCGTCACCGACCACAGTGGACTGGGAGCCGCGTCGCAAACGGCGTCTCCCGCTGGTGCTGACCGGCGTGGCGGTCGCGGTGGTCGCCGCGCTCGGCACGGTCTTCCTCCTCAAGCCGGACCGCACCACGCCGGTGGCCGCGGGAGCCACGCCGACATCGACCTCCGCGACGCCGACCACCAGCAAGAAACCCAGCTCCAAGAAGCCCACGCCGTCCCCGAGCACATCTGCCCTGCCCGGAGCGAGCGCCACGGTCCCGCCGCCGTCGACGACCACCGGCGAGAAGCCCCACCCGGCCGAGGTGCCGCTGATCCGGTACCACCAGCCGGACGGCGGCCACTTCAGCGGCACGAAGAAGATCGGCCCGCCGGCCGGGTTCACCAAGGAAGGCGTGTTCGGCTCGCTCGTCGCGACGGCCGAGCCGGGCACGCGGAAGCTGTTCGCCTGCAAGGTGAAGGACGGGAAGGACTGGTTCACCTCGCCCGACCAGAGCGGCAAGTGCGAGGGCCAGCAGTCACTCGGCCTGCTCGGGCACATCTACGCCAATCCGCCGTCCTGGGCGGGCGCGCGGGCGCTCTACCGCTGCAACGCGGGCGCGAGCCACTTCGACTCGCTCGACGCCGGGTGCGAGGGCAAGACCAAGGAGTTCCTGATGGGCTACGTCGTCGTCTGA
- a CDS encoding Fpg/Nei family DNA glycosylase translates to MPELPEVEALAHHLRENAVGRTIFRIDVASLSVLKTATPPWTDLHGREITGATRHGKHLDVVVGDLHLVVHLARAGWLRWSDGLAAAPLKPGKGPISLRVHLESATGPGFDLTEAGTKKGLAVWVVKDPQEIASVARLGPDALSLDAVQLRELFAGKNTRLKWALTDQSLIAGIGNAYSDEIMHRAKLSPYATIGKLDDGALETLAEAIVEIESDAVQRSVGQKAARLKGEKRSGLRVHARTGLPCPVCGDTIREISFADKSFQYCPTCQTGGKPLADRRMSRLLK, encoded by the coding sequence ATGCCCGAACTGCCCGAGGTCGAAGCCCTGGCGCACCACCTGCGTGAGAACGCCGTCGGCCGGACGATCTTCCGCATCGATGTCGCATCGCTGAGCGTCCTGAAGACGGCGACTCCGCCGTGGACCGACCTGCACGGCCGCGAGATCACCGGCGCGACCCGGCACGGCAAGCACCTCGACGTCGTCGTGGGTGACCTGCACCTGGTCGTCCACCTGGCCCGCGCGGGCTGGCTGCGCTGGTCCGACGGCCTCGCCGCGGCGCCGCTCAAGCCGGGCAAGGGCCCGATCTCGCTGCGCGTGCACCTCGAGTCCGCCACCGGTCCCGGCTTCGACCTCACCGAAGCGGGCACGAAGAAGGGCCTCGCGGTGTGGGTCGTGAAGGACCCGCAGGAGATCGCGAGCGTGGCGCGCCTCGGCCCGGACGCCCTCTCGCTGGACGCCGTCCAGCTGCGCGAGCTGTTCGCCGGGAAGAACACCCGGCTGAAGTGGGCGCTCACCGACCAGTCGCTGATCGCCGGCATCGGCAACGCCTACTCCGACGAGATCATGCACCGCGCGAAGCTCTCCCCGTACGCGACGATCGGCAAGCTCGACGACGGCGCGCTGGAGACCCTGGCCGAGGCGATCGTCGAGATCGAGTCCGACGCGGTCCAGCGGTCGGTCGGCCAGAAGGCGGCGCGCCTGAAAGGCGAGAAGCGCTCGGGCCTGCGGGTGCACGCGCGCACCGGGCTGCCGTGCCCGGTCTGCGGTGACACGATCCGCGAGATCTCGTTCGCCGACAAGTCGTTCCAGTACTGCCCGACCTGCCAGACGGGCGGCAAGCCCCTGGCCGACCGCCGGATGTCGCGGCTGCTCAAGTAG
- a CDS encoding sigma-70 family RNA polymerase sigma factor, with protein sequence MTELGTVPPPAASESDEQALLQRLRNGEDAAFGELFELHAAAVRRLAQSLAADRSEAEDITAETFFRVLQALRRGAGPRDYVRAYLLTVARRVSWEWHGARRDVPVSDDELTFRAGAGADTHARTAEHTLITTAFTSLPERWRTVLWQTEVEGEQPAMVATHFGLSANATAALARRARQGLRAAYLQAHLSVNRGPDSCRAVVEKLGGFTAGSVTGAEAERIKAHLHGCPSCRTTQDELRDVCSSLRAHAGVLVLLVPAAGAAASGSGVLAGLGTTIKGVLVGSKVKIGLALASTAAVGAVGVAAGPVLFGTTPVQDVGLTGGVPELVVVPPSETHHQPPPQPQQDPLIGIGVLNGRGTGVTVPARQRTGGGQVAANEVPTVPAGDVPAGDVGTGTQPGTSGDTPRDDLSSSTFSAPSHAQTSPRLDATSTETTKSADQTVPESADAPELSPSGCPESTTTVPGKPEPTGSEPSSTEPSTTVTPTSGKPWPSRPSAVTDSSEPADSTVTGSPAP encoded by the coding sequence ATGACCGAGCTGGGCACGGTGCCGCCACCAGCGGCCTCGGAATCCGACGAGCAGGCACTGCTGCAACGACTTCGAAACGGCGAAGACGCCGCGTTCGGGGAGCTGTTCGAGCTGCACGCCGCCGCCGTCCGCCGGCTCGCGCAGAGCCTCGCGGCCGACCGGTCCGAGGCCGAGGACATCACCGCGGAGACGTTCTTCCGCGTCCTGCAGGCCCTTCGCCGCGGCGCCGGCCCCAGAGACTACGTCCGCGCCTACCTCCTCACCGTCGCCCGCCGGGTCTCCTGGGAGTGGCACGGTGCCCGCCGCGACGTCCCCGTGTCGGACGACGAGCTGACCTTCCGCGCCGGCGCGGGTGCCGACACGCACGCCCGCACGGCCGAGCACACGCTGATCACGACGGCGTTCACCAGCCTGCCCGAGCGCTGGCGGACCGTCCTGTGGCAGACCGAGGTCGAGGGCGAGCAGCCCGCCATGGTCGCCACCCACTTCGGGCTGAGCGCGAACGCCACCGCGGCCCTGGCCCGACGTGCCCGTCAGGGCCTCCGCGCGGCGTACTTGCAGGCACACCTTTCGGTGAACCGCGGGCCGGACTCGTGCCGCGCGGTCGTCGAGAAGCTCGGCGGGTTCACCGCGGGCAGCGTCACCGGCGCCGAAGCCGAGCGGATCAAGGCGCACCTGCACGGCTGCCCGTCGTGCCGCACGACCCAGGACGAGCTGCGCGACGTCTGCTCGTCGCTGCGCGCGCACGCCGGGGTGCTGGTGCTGCTGGTGCCGGCGGCGGGAGCCGCCGCGAGCGGCAGCGGCGTGCTGGCCGGGCTCGGCACGACGATCAAGGGCGTGCTGGTCGGCTCGAAGGTCAAGATCGGGCTCGCGCTGGCGTCGACCGCGGCCGTGGGTGCCGTCGGTGTCGCGGCCGGCCCCGTCCTGTTCGGGACTACGCCGGTGCAGGACGTCGGGCTGACCGGCGGCGTGCCGGAGCTCGTCGTGGTGCCGCCGAGCGAAACGCACCACCAGCCGCCCCCGCAGCCGCAGCAGGACCCGCTGATCGGCATCGGCGTGCTCAACGGCCGCGGCACCGGGGTCACCGTCCCGGCGCGGCAGCGCACCGGCGGCGGGCAGGTCGCGGCGAACGAGGTGCCCACAGTGCCGGCGGGCGACGTCCCGGCCGGGGACGTCGGCACCGGGACGCAGCCGGGCACGAGCGGCGACACCCCGCGCGACGACCTGTCGTCCTCGACCTTCAGCGCGCCCAGCCATGCCCAGACGTCGCCGCGGCTGGACGCGACGAGCACGGAAACGACGAAGTCCGCTGACCAGACGGTGCCGGAGAGCGCCGACGCACCCGAGCTGTCGCCGTCCGGCTGCCCGGAGAGCACGACGACGGTGCCGGGCAAGCCGGAGCCGACCGGAAGCGAACCGTCGTCCACCGAACCCTCGACGACGGTGACGCCGACGTCCGGGAAGCCGTGGCCGAGCCGCCCGTCCGCCGTCACCGATTCGAGCGAACCGGCGGATTCGACCGTGACCGGCTCGCCGGCTCCCTGA
- a CDS encoding phosphocholine-specific phospholipase C, with amino-acid sequence MTELTRRRLLGGAAGAAATAAAATLMPPNVQRALAQGAPQHGSLKDIEHVVLLMQENRSFDHYFGTLSGVRGFGDPHAARLPNGKPVFYQPDAENPAGYALPFHLDTHATNAQKIPSTSHAWQVQHDAWNGGKMDSWLPAHRKADGKNGPYVMGYHTRADLPFQFALAEAFTICDAYHCSVFGPTWPNRMMWMTGTIDPDGEHGGPILDNKAPAGGYTWTTYAERLQAAGVSWKVYEQSDTYGCNMLENFANFRNAPADSPLAVNGLTHRPEGQFEYDARNDKLPTVSWIICTSTASEHPQYTPAEGAAFVASKIDAIAANPEVWAKTVFILNYDENDGLFDHVVPPTPPAGTPGEFVTKTSPGGTPGNGLPVGAGYRVPAIVVSPWTAGGWVCSENFDHTSTLQFLEKVTGVAEPNISQWRRRTFGDMTSAFRFDDHKAQPPVLPDTSGPLTLSRYEQANLPAPTFPGVGQKPPKQEPGGRPRVPRHP; translated from the coding sequence ATGACCGAACTGACTCGCCGTCGTCTCCTCGGTGGGGCCGCCGGAGCCGCCGCCACCGCCGCTGCCGCCACCCTCATGCCGCCGAACGTCCAGCGGGCGCTCGCACAGGGTGCTCCCCAGCACGGTTCGCTGAAGGACATCGAGCACGTCGTGCTGCTCATGCAGGAGAACCGGTCCTTCGACCACTACTTCGGCACGCTGTCCGGCGTCCGCGGGTTCGGCGACCCGCACGCCGCGCGGCTGCCGAACGGCAAGCCCGTCTTCTACCAGCCCGACGCCGAGAACCCCGCGGGTTATGCGCTGCCGTTCCACCTGGACACCCACGCCACCAACGCGCAGAAGATCCCGTCGACGTCGCACGCGTGGCAGGTCCAGCACGACGCCTGGAACGGCGGGAAGATGGACAGCTGGCTGCCGGCCCACCGCAAGGCCGACGGCAAGAACGGCCCGTACGTCATGGGCTACCACACCCGCGCCGACCTGCCGTTCCAGTTCGCGCTGGCCGAGGCGTTCACGATCTGCGACGCCTACCACTGCTCGGTGTTCGGCCCGACCTGGCCGAACCGGATGATGTGGATGACCGGCACGATCGACCCCGACGGCGAGCACGGCGGCCCGATCCTCGACAACAAGGCCCCGGCGGGCGGCTACACCTGGACGACGTACGCCGAGCGGCTGCAGGCGGCCGGCGTCAGCTGGAAGGTGTACGAGCAGAGCGACACCTACGGGTGCAACATGCTGGAGAACTTCGCGAACTTCAGGAACGCCCCCGCGGACTCGCCGCTGGCGGTCAACGGCCTCACCCACCGGCCCGAAGGCCAGTTCGAGTACGACGCGCGCAACGACAAGCTGCCGACGGTCTCGTGGATCATCTGCACCTCGACGGCCTCCGAGCACCCGCAGTACACGCCCGCCGAGGGCGCCGCGTTCGTCGCGTCGAAGATCGACGCGATCGCGGCCAACCCGGAGGTCTGGGCCAAGACGGTGTTCATCCTCAACTACGACGAGAACGACGGCCTGTTCGACCACGTCGTCCCGCCGACCCCGCCGGCCGGCACGCCGGGCGAGTTCGTCACGAAGACCTCGCCGGGCGGCACCCCGGGCAACGGCCTCCCGGTCGGCGCGGGCTACCGCGTACCGGCGATCGTCGTGTCGCCGTGGACCGCGGGCGGCTGGGTGTGCAGCGAGAACTTCGACCACACGTCGACGCTGCAGTTCCTGGAGAAGGTGACCGGCGTGGCCGAGCCGAACATCTCGCAGTGGCGGCGCCGCACCTTCGGGGACATGACCTCGGCGTTCCGGTTCGACGACCACAAGGCGCAGCCGCCGGTGCTCCCGGACACGTCGGGCCCGCTGACGCTGTCCCGCTACGAGCAGGCCAACCTGCCGGCGCCGACGTTCCCGGGCGTCGGCCAGAAGCCGCCGAAGCAGGAGCCGGGCGGACGGCCGCGGGTGCCGCGCCACCCGTGA
- a CDS encoding DUF983 domain-containing protein yields the protein MNRLVRGEDGRDWVVRAQMEWRAPATADDFEHDVAGSYGPGIAMIVVTALLAVILVVWTPNEVNIPAWVLLALLLVVLFFPLRWILRRPWTVVAETEGDMTGDRPSERWVGTIRGMFTVQGEVKKISKTIQRHSLPDFDGPLHPVE from the coding sequence ATGAACCGGCTGGTACGCGGCGAAGACGGCCGCGACTGGGTGGTCCGTGCCCAGATGGAATGGCGCGCACCGGCGACGGCCGACGACTTCGAGCACGACGTCGCCGGCAGTTACGGCCCCGGCATCGCGATGATCGTGGTCACCGCCCTGCTGGCCGTGATCCTCGTCGTGTGGACGCCGAACGAGGTCAACATCCCCGCGTGGGTGCTGCTGGCACTGCTGCTCGTGGTGCTGTTCTTCCCGCTGCGGTGGATCCTGCGCCGGCCGTGGACGGTGGTCGCCGAGACCGAGGGCGACATGACCGGCGACCGGCCGTCCGAGCGCTGGGTCGGCACCATCCGCGGCATGTTCACCGTGCAGGGCGAGGTCAAGAAGATCTCCAAGACGATCCAGCGCCACTCGCTGCCGGACTTCGACGGGCCGCTGCACCCGGTCGAGTAG
- a CDS encoding DUF2716 domain-containing protein, whose product MNAAWEAVSRVADEPAWYWVYDKLGFWPSTYAHAWPGFREPAPSRTWDLSPGDVDRASAEFRLGPYAVEEHQVSAIALAAFREVCGPDDWMWALHWQHQSYRVRPHRMTEGARWPVPVFPRADYHLFLAADFSFGTLGHPWERTLCVFGEKLVPAFERHGEGVLTNVLRSDGKPSALAR is encoded by the coding sequence GTGAATGCTGCCTGGGAAGCCGTCTCCCGCGTCGCCGACGAACCCGCCTGGTACTGGGTGTACGACAAGCTGGGGTTCTGGCCGAGCACCTACGCCCACGCCTGGCCGGGCTTCCGCGAGCCGGCGCCGTCGCGGACCTGGGACCTTTCGCCCGGCGACGTGGACCGCGCCTCGGCCGAGTTCCGCCTCGGCCCGTACGCCGTCGAGGAGCACCAGGTCTCGGCGATCGCGCTGGCCGCGTTCCGCGAGGTCTGCGGCCCCGACGACTGGATGTGGGCGCTGCACTGGCAGCACCAGTCCTACCGCGTCCGGCCGCACCGGATGACCGAAGGCGCGCGCTGGCCGGTGCCGGTCTTCCCGCGCGCGGACTACCACCTGTTCCTGGCCGCGGACTTCTCGTTCGGCACGCTCGGCCACCCGTGGGAGCGCACGCTCTGCGTGTTCGGCGAGAAGCTGGTGCCCGCCTTCGAGCGGCACGGCGAAGGCGTGCTGACGAACGTCCTGCGCAGCGACGGGAAGCCGTCTGCACTGGCCCGCTGA
- a CDS encoding chromosomal replication initiator protein DnaA: MSWQDDLRRLDADLAAGRIEPAAHRKQRDELLAQASGSTVPSPVPSPLRRPATAWHSTNPAGQQPVDPRTAPPQRMESPSTGPHQPPRPAPPWQRTDSGAQRTLSHHGVPAVPDHLTTAPSPADITPTRYMRVEGPGPEPDPISRFPPLGRQVHHRPEEPEEAPGRHRYGSSTGSGRPAWLFISLGVLVVLLMVVGVTAWLGSGDDTPSQGAPAPGTSSSAAGVRPDPLEDRLPKLPGDPNPNNSTMAIEKARDLGLIPAPTADLFTSNGAKEMVFRGSADGDVHYLVLVIPTSSAVNAQTVVETLYQQGLASGMHSVSADVRTISGHIDDQFLNTSWYGSGNNAIVIGVGLPYKGQYAMSGELAEMVKQFESVLPAG; this comes from the coding sequence ATGAGCTGGCAGGACGATCTGCGCCGACTCGACGCGGATCTGGCGGCCGGCCGGATCGAGCCGGCCGCACACCGGAAACAGCGTGACGAGCTGCTCGCGCAGGCGTCGGGTTCGACCGTCCCCTCACCTGTCCCCTCACCGCTGCGCCGGCCCGCGACCGCTTGGCACAGCACGAACCCCGCCGGCCAGCAGCCGGTCGACCCGCGGACCGCGCCGCCGCAGCGCATGGAGTCGCCGTCCACCGGGCCGCACCAGCCACCACGCCCGGCCCCGCCGTGGCAGCGGACCGACTCCGGCGCGCAAAGAACGCTCTCCCACCACGGAGTCCCAGCGGTCCCCGACCACCTCACCACCGCACCGAGCCCGGCCGACATCACCCCTACGCGCTACATGCGGGTCGAAGGGCCGGGTCCGGAGCCCGACCCGATCAGCCGGTTCCCACCCCTCGGCCGTCAGGTGCACCACCGGCCGGAGGAACCCGAGGAGGCGCCGGGCAGGCACCGCTACGGCAGTTCCACCGGCAGCGGGCGGCCGGCCTGGCTGTTCATCAGCCTCGGCGTGCTGGTCGTGCTGCTGATGGTCGTCGGCGTGACCGCGTGGCTCGGCTCGGGCGACGACACGCCGTCGCAGGGCGCGCCGGCGCCCGGGACGTCATCGTCCGCGGCCGGGGTCCGGCCCGACCCGCTGGAAGACCGGTTGCCGAAGCTGCCCGGCGACCCCAACCCGAACAACTCGACGATGGCGATCGAGAAAGCGCGGGACCTGGGCCTGATCCCCGCCCCGACGGCCGACCTGTTCACCTCGAACGGTGCCAAGGAGATGGTGTTCCGCGGCAGCGCCGACGGTGACGTCCACTATCTCGTGCTGGTCATCCCGACGAGCAGCGCCGTGAACGCGCAGACCGTCGTCGAGACGCTCTACCAACAGGGACTGGCGTCCGGTATGCACTCGGTCAGCGCCGATGTCCGGACCATCTCCGGCCACATCGACGACCAGTTCCTCAACACCAGCTGGTACGGCTCGGGCAACAACGCCATCGTCATCGGCGTCGGGCTCCCCTACAAGGGCCAGTACGCGATGAGCGGCGAGCTGGCCGAGATGGTGAAGCAGTTCGAAAGCGTCCTGCCGGCGGGGTAA
- a CDS encoding YiaA/YiaB family inner membrane protein translates to MTKSGTTSPTTTAFYIQAAISFGLALAAVTGGIAYLPVDGWIRGFLALGALYLVTSTFTLAKCVRDRQDETSVVSRVDQARLDKLLAEHDPFKTTAV, encoded by the coding sequence ATGACCAAATCCGGAACCACGTCCCCCACCACGACGGCCTTCTACATCCAGGCGGCGATCTCGTTCGGCCTGGCGCTGGCAGCGGTCACCGGCGGGATCGCGTACCTCCCGGTCGACGGCTGGATCCGCGGTTTCCTCGCCCTCGGCGCGCTCTACCTGGTGACCTCGACCTTCACGCTGGCCAAGTGCGTCCGCGACAGACAGGACGAGACCTCCGTGGTCTCCCGCGTCGACCAGGCCCGGCTCGACAAGCTCCTCGCCGAGCACGACCCCTTCAAGACCACCGCGGTGTAA